One Actinomycetospora corticicola genomic window, AACTCGCCGTCGACTCCATCGCCGAGTGGTACGACCTGCTCACCGCCTACCGGAGCGGCTCGCAGCGGGTCCGCGGGGACACCTCGATCCACCTGCACGTGACCGACGCCCCGGACGGCGAGTGGCTCGTCCGCCGGGGCGCCGAGGGCGTGACGATCACCCGGGAGCACGCCAGGGCCGACATCGCCGTCCGGGGGCGGGCGGTCGACCTGCTGGCGGTGGTCACCGGACGGCGGGCCCTCACCGACGTCGAGGGGCTCGCCGTGTTCGGTGACCCGGCAGTCGCCGAGGACTGGATCCGGGTGTCGGCCCTGGGCTGAGCCGTCCGCCCGCGGTCGCCCGGGTCAGAGGGTCAGCCCCACCACCACCGCGGCCGCCCCGAGGCACGCGGACCCCACGCCGAGCAGCAGCGCGCGGCCGACCCCGTCGGCCCGGAACATCGCGAAGGCGCCGATCCCGAGCGCGGCCACCCCGCACAGCGCGCCGATGAGACTGAACAGCGGGGTGCTGCCCAGGGTCTCGGCCGGCATCACCCGTGGCAGCAGCCCGGACCACGGCGCGAGCCCCAGCAGGACCCCCACCGCCCCGACGACCGTCCCGATCAGTCCGAGCCGTCCCTCGACCGGACGCTCCCAGGGCAGGGGCTGCCGGGCCGCGACGGCGGTGCGGGGCCGCGCCGGCCCGACGCCGGACGAGCCGTAGGTGCCGGTGCCGAACGCCCCCGGCCGCAACGACGACGGCCGCTCGCGCACGGCGAGGGGGCGCAGCGCCGGGGCGACCGGCGCGGCGGCCGCCCGACGCTGCCGCGGGACGGCCGCGTCCCGGTCCTCCTGACGCCGGGTCCGGTCGAGATCCGCACGCCGCACCGGGACGGTGACCGGCTCGTCCTCGGTCGGCGCCTGGACCGCGAGCGGACCCGACGGGCGTGACCCGCTGACGTCCGGCGTCCGCCGTGGCCCACCGCCGACATCGGATGACGCCGCCGCCGGCAGCGGGCCGGACGGGTGTGGCGACCTGCTGACGTCCGGCATCCGCCGTGGGCCACCGCTGACATCCGGCGAGCCCCCGCCCTGCACCGGGACGGGAGCGGAGGCCGGACCCGTCGTCGGGAAGGGCGGGACGCGCCGGAAACCGGACGGCGGGGAGTCGAGCGAGCCGCGCTGCTGCATCGGGACGTTCGCGAACTCGGTGGACGGCGCCGCCGCCACCTCCTCGGGCGCCCGGTGGCGTCCACCCTCCCGGCGCGGCGGGGTGTACTCGACCGGCCCCGCCGACCCGCCCGCCTCCCGGCCGTAGCCGCGTCCCCCGGCGGCCCGGTGACGGGCCTGCTGCGACTCCTGCGCGTGCATCGACAACCACTCCCCCGAACAGACGTACGCGCGCCGCCACGTGCGCGGTCCCGGCCACTCTGTCCCCCACGGGGACCCCGGTGTTACCGCTTCCACCCGCCCGGCCCAGCAGGTGTGCCGGACCGGGGGACCCGCGCCCGGAATCCTCGACGACACCCTCCGTAAACTGGGAGCATGACGCAGTCCCCCCGGGTTCCCGAGAAGCCGACGCTCGACGGTCTCGAGGACACCTGGGCCCCGGTATGGGAGGAACAGGGCACCTACGCGTTCGACCGGACGGCCCAGCGCGCCGACGTCTTCTCCGTCGACACGCCGCCGCCCACGGTCTCCGGGTCCCTGCACGTCGGGCACGTCTTCAGCTACACCCACACCGACGTCGTGGCGCGCTTCCAGCGCATGCGCGGCAAGTCCGTCTTCTACCCCATGGGGTGGGACGACAACGGCCTGCCGACCGAGCGCCGGGTGCAGAACTACTACGGCGTGCGCTGCGAGCCGAGCCTGCCCTACGACCCCGACTTCACCCCGCCGGAGAAGCCGGGCAAGCAGCAGGTCGCCATCTCGCGGCGCAACTTCGTCGAGCTGTGCGAGACGCTGACCGCCGAGGACGAGAAGGCCTTCGAGGCGCTGTGGCGCCGCGGCGGACTCTCGGTCGACTGGTCGCACACCTACCAGACCATCGACGCGCGGGCCCGGGCGATCAGCCAGCGTGCCTTCCTGCGCAATCTCGACCGCGGCGAGGCCTACGTCTCGATGGCGCCGACGCTGTGGGACGTCACGTTCCGCACCGCGGTCGCGCAGGCCGAGCTGGAGGACCGCGAGCACACCGGCGCGTGGCACCGGATCGCCTACCACGGCGCGGACGCGCCGGTGTTCATCGAGACGACCCGCCCCGAGCTCATCCCGGCCTGCGTCGCACTGATCGCCCATCCCGACGACGAGCGCTACCAGCCGCTCTTCGGCACGACGGTCCGCTCGCCGCTGTTCGACGTCGAGGTCCCGGTGCTGGCCCACCCGGCCGCCGAGATGGACCGTGGCGCGGGCATCGCGATGTGCTGCACCTTCGGCGACCTCACCGACGTCCAGTGGTGGCGCGAGCTCGACCTGCCCAACCGCACCGTCATCACCCGCGACGGCCGGCTGCTGCGCGAGACCCCCGAGTGGATCACCTCGGAGGCGGGCCGCGCCCGGTACGAGGAGATCGCGGGCACGACGGTCTTCAGCGCCAAGGAGAAGATCGTCGCGATGCTCGCCGAGTCCGGCGAGCTGGAGGGCGACGTCCGGCCGGTCACGCGCCCGGTGAAGTTCTTCGAGAAGGGCGACAAGCCGCTCGAGATCGTCTCGTCGCGTCAGTGGTACATCCGCAACGGCGGCCGCGACGCCGAGCTGCGCGAGGCCATGCTGCGCCGTGGCGACGAGCTGGTCTGGCACCCCGACTACATGCGCCACCGCTACGCGGACTGGGTCCGCGGGCTCAACGGGGACTGGCTGGTCAGCCGGCAGCGGTTCTTCGGGGTGCCGATCCCGGTCTGGTACGCCCTCGACGCGGACGGCGAGGTCCGACCCGAGCAGGTCCTCACGCCGGACGATGCGACGCTGCCGATCGACCCGTCCACCGACGTGCCGCCCGGCTACACCGCCGACCAGCGCGACCGTCCGGGCGGGTTCACCGGTGACCCGGACGTCCTCGACACCTGGGCCACCTCGTCGCTGACCCCGCAGATCGCCGGCGGCTGGACCGTCGACGACGACCTGTTCGCGCGGGTCTTCCCGATGGACCTGCGCCCGCAGGGGCACGACATCATCCGCACCTGGCTGTTCTCCACGGTGGTCCGCAGCTCGCTCGAGTTCGGGGAGCTGCCCTGGGCGCACGCCGCGCTCTCGGGCTGGATCCTCGACCCGGACCGCAAGAAGATGTCGAAGTCCAAGGGCAACGTCGTCACGCCGATGGGGCTGCTCGAGGAGTTCGGGTCCGACGCGGTGCGCTACTGGGCCGCCGGGGGGCGCCCCGGCGTCGACACCGCGTTCGACCGGGGCCAGATGAAGGTCGGCCGCCGCCTCGCGATGAAGCTGCTCAACGCCTCGAAGTTCATCCTCGGGGTGGGCGTCGGGGCCGGGCTTCCCGACGTCGGGGCGGTGACGGCCCCCATCGACCGGGCGCTGCTCGCGCGGCTCGCCGGCGTCGTCGCGAAGGCGACCGACGCGCTCGAACGGTTCGACTACGCGGTGGCCCTCGAGGTCACCGAGCAGTTCTTCTGGTTCTTCTGCGACGACTACCTCGAGCTGGTCAAGGCGCGCGCCTACGGCGAGTTCGACGACGTCGGGCGGGACTCCGCCCGGGCGGCGCTGGCCGTGGCGCTGCGGGTGCTGCAGCGGCTCTTCGCGCCGGTGCTGCCGTTCGTCACCGAGGAGGTCTGGTCGTGGTGGCAGGAGGGCTCGGTGCACCGCTCGGCGTGGCCGACCACCGACGAGCTCCCGGCCACCGACGGCGTCGACGAGGGCGTCCTGGACGTCGCCTCCGACGTCATCTCCGGCATCCGGAAGGGTAAGTCCGACCAGAAGCTGTCGATCCGCACCGAGGTGGAGTCGCTGTCGGTCTCCGCGCCGGAGGCGCAGCTGGACGCGCTGCGCGTCGTGCTGGGCGACGTGCAGGCGGCGGGCCGGGTGCGCGACGTCGAGCTCGTGCCCTCGGAGAACGGCGAGCTGGTGACCCGCGTGGGCGGGCCCGTGGAGACGGTCGGCGCGTAGCCGGGGGCGGGGTTCGCCCCGGACGGGTCCGGGCCCCGGTCACCGGGGCCCGGAGCCGGGTCAGCCCTGCAGCTCGGACTGCGGCGTGATCGCGAAGCGGTACTCGTCCCCGGAGCCGTCGGACTCGTTCTCGGGGATGCGCTCGACGTCGAGGACCTTGTCGTCCAGCGCGGACGCGGCCATCGGCTCGAGGAAGATGACGGCGCCGCCGCCCTCGAGCACGGTGTCGTCCGCCGCCGGGTTGGGCGCGACGGAGAGCTCGAGCCCCTCCTCCGCCATGTTCGGCGTGGCGGCGATCCGGAGCCCGGATCCCTCGGGCATCTCGTTGGTCTCCAGGATGTTGGAGATCGCCTCGGCCGCCGTCTCCGTCAGTGCCAGCATGCCCCGTTACCATACGGATCACGGAAACGTCACGCACGTCATCGCGCGCGCCATCACACGGGTTGGTCTCCCGACCCGGCGCCTGGTCACGGAGGAGAGCGGCCATGGCACTCCCGGTCCCCGAATCGGCCGCCGGGACGCGGGTGGACATCCTCCGAACGCTCGCCGAGCACCCCGAGGGCCTCTCGGACCGTGAGCTCGCCGAGGCGCTGGGCGCGTCGCACCCCGGCATCGACTACAAGGCCGTGAACCACCAGTGCCGCAAGCTGGTGACCGCGGGGACCGTGGAGCGGGTGGGCACGAAGCCGGTCCGCACCCGGCTGCGGCCGGGCGTCCTTCCCGACGACGGGACGCCGGAGCCGGCTCCGTCCGCTCCCTCACCCGACCGGCCCATCGAGGAGCCGGACGCGACGTCCGATGCGCCTGATGTGACCCTCGCGCCGATGATCGCCGGCCTGCCGCCCGTCCAGGTCGCCGTGCTCGCCGCCCTCGTCGACGCCCCCGAGGGTCTGACCGACAACGAGATCGCCGCCGTCCTCGCGCCGGCGCACCCCGACGTCGATCCCAAGGCGTTCAACTACCAGTGCCGCAAGCTCGTGAAGGCCGGGCTGGTGGAGCGCACCGGCCGCGCGAAGGACGTGCCGATCCGCACCCGCATCACCGAGGCGGGACGGGAGGAGGCGGCCCGGTCGGCACCCGCCCCCGTCGAGCCCGCCCTGCGGTTCACCGACCCGACGGTCTTCACCGCCGAGCCCTCCGGGACGTCGGAGTCCTCCGGGACGTCGGAGAACGGGGACGCCCCGAGGAACGGGGACGCCCCGGGGATCGCCGCCGTCCCCGTGCTCCGCGAGGACCCGGCCGACGACGCACCGCCCGACGACACACCGACCCGCCGCCCCCGCCACCGGCCGAAGGCGCCGAGCGACGACCTCGCCCGGAGGCGCCGTTCGGAGCGCGCCGGCGACGACCCGGACGAGACGCCGCTGCGTTTCCTGCCGTTCTCCGCGTCGGCCTCGCTGGTGCTGCGGGAACGCCTCGCGGAGCGCGCCGCGCTGCGCGCCGTGCCGCCCCGCACGCGGGAGGTCGTCCTCCCCCGGCGCGACGTGCTGCAGGGCTGGTCGCGCACACAGAACGTCGCGGCGGCGATCACCACGTGGCTGACCCGCCGCGGCGGCACCGTGCGGCGCGTGACCGAGCAGGGCCCGGCGCTGGACCTGGTGGCCCACCTGGACGGCGAGGACGTCCACGTCGAGGTCACGGGCTGGCCGCCGGACGGGGCCCGCACCCACCCGAGCACGCTCGCCGCCGACTGGTTCCGCGCCGCGAGCGAGGCGGCGGTGCAGCGACGTCGTGCCCACCCGCGCAGCCGCGTGGTCATCGCGCTCCCCGACACCCGGCGCTACCGCGGCCTCGCCGCCGACGCCGCGGCGCCGCTCGGCGACGCCCGCGCGGAGGTCTGGTTCGTGGACGCCGCCGGGCGGGTCCAGCTCTCCTGAGCCGATTGCCCTCCGGCGGCCCGGGGTAGCTCCCACGGACCACCACCGAAGGAGTACCCGTATGTCCGCGGACATCACCGAGATGATCCTCGACGACCACGACTGGTTCCGTCGCCAGTTCCTCCGCCTCGCGGACCTCCGCGACCACCCGGACACCCTCGACGAGGCGAAGCAGGTCTGGGACGCGCTCGCCCGCCACCTCGAGGTCCACGCCTCCGCCGAGGAGGAGCACTTCTACCCCTCGATGGCCCGTCGCGCCGACGACGAGGACGCCTCCGCCACCGAGGACGCGATCGGCGACCACGACGACATCCGGGCCGGCGCCCGGAAGGCGTTCGACGAGGAGCCGGGCAGCGAGGCCTGGTGGAACGCCATCGACGAGTGCGACAAGGCCAACAACCACCACATGTCCGAGGAGGAGAGCGACGACCTCGCCCCGTTCCGTCGGGTGACGTCGCTGGCCCTCCGCCAGGAGCTCGGCGCCAAGTTCGAGCAGTTCAAGGCCGAGCACCCCGGCGCGAAGGGGCTCGACTTCGCCGACAAGGACCCCGACGCCTACGTCGAGGCCGTCACCAGCTGAGCAGGAGCGCGGCCCCGGCGCCCAGCCCGCCGAACGCGGCGCTGATCCCGTCGGGGCCGAGCACGAGCACGCCGACGGCCGCGAGCACGGCCACGAGCAGCAGCACCACGAGCACCGGGACCGCACCGCGGGGCGGCCGGGCCGCCGTCGTCGCGGCCGCCACCGGCTGCGGCGCGGTGTCCGGGCCCCGCCGGGCACGGACGACGGGTCCGGTGCCGGGGGTGGCGGCGGACGGCGCCGGCTCGGGGTCGGTCGGGCGCCCGAACGGGCCGGACGTCCCGGGCGGCGCGTCGGAGGTCGGTCGCGCCTCGTGCGGGCGCGCGGCGGCCAGCGTGGCGTGACCGCCGACCCCGTTCGGGACCCGCTCGCGGTCGCCCCCCGCGACGAGGGCCGGTGCGGCACCCGCTGCGCGCGCCCCCGTCCCGAACGCCTGCGGCCAGCCCTCCGAGCCGCGCTGGGCCTGGACCGGGGTGGAGGGCAGTCGCGCCGCCGGGATGCCCGGGACCGGCTCGGCGACGCCGAGGTCCTGCCCGGCGTCCTCGGCCACGAGGTCCCCGTGGTCGGCGGGGTCGCCCTCCCGGTCGCGGACCGGTGGCGCGTCGACCGCGGTCGACTCCTCGGGGCGCTCCGGGGTGGACGAGGGTCCTGCGGGGACCGCCTCGGCGTGGACCGGCTCGGGCCGGGGCCGGTCGGGCACCGGGTCTCCGACGTCCGGGAGTCCGCGCGGCGGCGTGCGGGGTTCCCGGGGTGCGGGCGGTTCGTCGAGGGCCGGGGCCGCCCCGGAGGCACCGACCGCGGCGCCCACCCCCACCGGCGCGGAGGGAGTGCCGACGGTCCGGCGGGCCCGGATGGCCTGCGCGCCGGACGCGGCCCGGGTGGACCGGGGGCGGGCCGGGAGGAGCAGGGCGGCGAGCCCGCGCACACCGTCGTCGCCGGCGGCCACGACGAGGGCCGAGTCGGCGTCCCCGACCAGCCCGGCGAGGCGACGGGCCAGGGGCGTCGCGCGGTCGGCGAGCACGAGGACGTCGGCGGCGTCGTCGCCGGGGCCGGTCGGACCGGAGCGCTCGATCTCGGACACGGTCTCGCGCAACGCGTGCTCGACGAGCTGCTCGAACACCCCGCGGTCCACCGTGACGGTGTGCTCGCCCGCGCTGACCCGGACCTCGGTCGCGTCGGTCTCGGCGAGACGCGTCCGGGCGCGGCGGACCTCCCGGCGCAGACGGGCCGCGTCGCCCCGGGTGTCACCCGCGCCGCGGGCCCCCGGACGGGGGCCGCCGACGGTGTGGGCGGTCGGGTCGAGCGAGGTCAGCTGGGCCCGGACCACCCCGAGGAGCAGCTGGTCGAGCCGGGTGCCGGTGGCGACCGGGCCGCGGGCCCCCACCTCGGCGCCGTCGGCCGTGCGCACCACGGGCCAGGCGGTGAGCGCCCCGTCGCGGGCGTCGAGGACGACCGCACGCCCTCCGACCTCGACGGCGGCCGCGAGGCGGCGCCCGACGGTGGCGACGGGTCCCGGCAGCCACGACGGCGCCGGCAGACCGACCAGCGCGGTGGCCTCGGCGATCTCCTCGAAGCGTCGACGCTCGGTGTCCGCGGGGGTCGCGACGACGAGCGCGCCCGGCCGCCCGGCGTCCTCGAGCAGGACGGAGAACGCGTCCGCGAGGCGGTCCACGGCGTCCCCGTCGGCCTCGAGCGGCGCGCTCCGCGGGAGCGGGGCGCCGTCGTCCGCGCCGGACGCCCGGTCCACCTGGACCGCGACCAGCTCCGACGGCGTCACCTCGACCGCCATCACCCAGCTGCTCACCGCAGTCCTCCTCGTCGTCGCCCGGCGATCTCCGCACGCGTCGGGCCCGGTGCGGACACGCCGCACGGGACCCGGGCTCGCGCCGCGGGCGCCGTTCACGGTAATGGGGGCCGTTCCGGTTCCCACCACCGGTGACGGCGGTGTCACGCGGAGGGGGACGAAACGGACGTCGGTCATGGTCGATGTCACACGGGTGCGGCATGCTGACGCCCCGGGAGCCCGGAGCGCAGCGTGGTCGCACCCGGAGGGGGGACGCGGCCGCCCCGACGGGATGACGCCGCGCCGGACACCGATCGTCGTCCGGGTCGACGGGGAGGGGACGCGGTGGTCACCACCGGGACGGTGCGCACGCCGCGGCGGGGCGCGACCGTCGACGTGCACGCCACCCTCGCGCCGCTGTGGCGCGGTCTGGTGCTGTACCGGGTGGTCGCGCTGGCCTACGCCGTCGCGAACGTCGTGCGGTTCGCCGAGCTGTACGTCCGTCCCGCCCTCGGGGTGGCGGTCGTCGTCCTCATGGCCGCGTGGACGCTCGTCACCTCGGTGGCCTACCTGCGCGGCGCGTCCCGGCTCGTCGTGGTCGACCTCGCGGTCACCGTGCTCACCACGATGACGACGGTGCTGGTGGACGACCCGTCCCGCATCGCCGCCGGTCAGCCGGTGATCACGACGGTGTGGTCAGCGGGTGCCGTCCTCGCCATCGCGGTGGCGCACGGGGTGCGGCCCGCGGTCGGGGCGGTGGCGGTCTCGGTGGCGGCGCTGGCGTTCACCCGCCGGGCCCTCGACGCCGCCCTGCTCTCGGACGCCCAGCTGCTGCTGGTCGCGGGCGTCGCGGTCGGGTTCGCGTCGGTGGCGATGCGGCGGTCCGCGCAGCGGCTGCAGGAGGCGATCGCGACGGAGGCCGCCGCGGCCGAGCGCGACCGGCTGGCCCGCGACATCCACGACGGCGTGCTGCAGGTCCTCGCGCTGGTCCGCCGCCGCGGCCCGACGCTGGGCGACCCGGAGCTGGTGCGCGAGGCGGCCGAGCAGGAGGTCTCCCTGCGGCGGCTGATCACCCGCGGGCCGCCGGGGCTCGACGGTCCCGACGACGAGCCGGTGGACCTGGGGGCCGCGATCGGGGCGACGCTGCCCTCGCGCGCGGTGCTGGCGGTGCCCCCCGAGCCGGTGGCCGTGCCCGGCGGGCTGGCCCGCGCGGTGGTCGCGGTGGTGCGGGAGGCCGCGGCGAACGCGGACGCCCACGCCGGCCCGGACACCGGGCTGTGGGTGCTGGTGGAGGACGACGAGGAGGCGGTGACGGTGAGCATCCGGGACGACGGGGCCGGCATCGCGGAGGGCCGGCTGGACGCGGCCCGCGAGGAGGGCCACCTCGGGGTCGCCTCCTCCATCCGCGGGCGCACCGAGGAGCTGGGCGGCACCGCCGCCCTGGTGACGGCGCCCGGACAGGGCACGGAGTGGGAGTTGGTGTTCCCCCGATGACCGGAGCGGGTGCCACGCGCGTGATGGTGGTCGACGACCACCCGATGTGGCGGGAGGGCGTGGCGCGCGACCTCACCGAGCGGGGCTTCGACGTGGTGGCGACGGCGGGCGACGGCGCCGCCGCCGTCCGGATCGCGCCGGCGGCGCGACCCGACGTCGTGGTGATGGACCTGCAGATGCCGCACCTGGACGGGGCGGGTGCCACCGCGGCGATCCTCGCCGCGCTGCCCGGGACCCGCGTGCTCGTGCTGTCCGCGAGCGCCGAGCAGGGCGACGTGCTCGGCGCGGTCCGGGCCGGGGCGGCGGGCTACCTGCTCAAGTCGGCGCAGGCCGCGGAGCTGGTGGACGCCGTGCAGCGCACCGCGGACGGCCAGGCGGTGTTCGGCCCGGAGCTGGCGGGGCTCGTCCTGGGCGAGTTCCGTCGTCGGGAGAAGCGGAAGGACCGGGAGACGCAGCCCAGCGGCGAGCCGGCGCTGACCCCGCGGGAGACCGAGGTGCTGCGGCTGGTCGCCAAGGGGCTCACCGCCCGGCAGATCGCCGAGCGCCTGACGCTGTCCCACCGCACCGTCGAGAACCACGTGCAGAACGCCCTGCGCAAGCTACAGCTGACCAACCGCGTCGAGTTGACGCGCTACGCGATCGAGCAGGGGCTCGACCAGGTGGCTTCGCCGGGTGAGCAGTAAGGGGCCTATCACCCCACTTTCTGCTCACGGGGGCTTCGCCCACCTAGTTGAGGTGGGCCCGCCAGACCCGGGCGGCCCGGGCGAGCTCGGCGGCGTGCCGGGGCAGGCGCTCGCCCCACGAGTCCAGCAACCGGGCGGCGTCGAGGTACTCCCCGCGGCGGCCCATGGTGGCGGCGAGCTCGACGACCTCCTCGGCCGTGACGCCGGGGAGGTGCAGCCGGGCCTCCAGCACGCGGCGCAGCTCCAGCACCCGTCCGGCGGCGCGGTGCACGATCCGCAGGTTGGTCAGCATGCGCACGAGGATCGCCTCGGTGCTGACGGGGACGAGCAGGTCGGCGTGGAACGGCAGGGCGGGGTTCGCCCCCGTCGAGGCCACGAACAGGGCGCGGCAGTCGGCCTCGTCGAGCAGGGTCCCGGTGAACGGGTCGACGTACCAGGCCGAGCCCACGGGGTGCACGAGGAAGTGGCCCGGCATGCCGATCGGCTCGATCACCAGACCGGCGCGGCGGCCGACCTCGATCACGAGGACGGCGAGCGTGATCGGGATGCCGACGCGACGCTCGAGCACGTCGACCAGCGAGGAGTTCCGCGGGTCGTAGTAGTTCTCGCGGTTGCCCGCGAAGCCCTCCTCGGTGAACAGCCGCAGGACCAGGCCGTCGACGCTCGCGACCCCGGACGCCAGGCGGTCCAGCTCGGCGAGCGCCGACCCGACGTCCGCGTCCGGCCGTGCGAGCCGCGCGATCTCGAGCGCGGCCCGGTCGAGGGGCGGGTCACCGGCCTCGACGAGCGCGGCGAACCGCGCCACCGCGTCGGCGGACCCCTGCGGATCCGGCGGCGGTGTCCGGTCCTCGGGGTCGTCGGGCACGCGCGCATCCTCCCCCGCCGGGCCCGTGCGCGCTCAGGCGGGCGTGATCGAGGTCGCCCCGCTGGTGCGGTTCCACCGCAGGACGCCGTGCTCGAAGGCCTGCGCCCGACCGGCCGAGGTCGTGTACTCCTCCCCGGTGGGCAGCCCCAGCGACGAGCGGTCGGCGCCCCGGGCGCGCCAGGCGTCGAGGATGGGGCCGCTCAGCTGGTGCGCGCCGGTGTCGGGCGACCAGTAGACCGACCCGTGGGCGAAGTCGGTGAAGCGTCCGCGGCCGTCCGCGGTGGCCTGCTCGACACGGTCGGGATCCCCGAGGTCGGGCCGGTCCGCCCAGGCCGCCCGCACGTCGGTGCCGGCCGCCGCGACCAGCTTGTTCACCTCGGCGCGGATCGTGTCCATCGCGGCGAAGCCGGCGTTGCCCGGGCAGGCCGTGTTCCCGACGTCGCGGTGGGCGAAGACGGCGTCCACGGTGGCCGTGCTGCCCTTGGCGAACTTGGAGGTGCCGCCGCCGTTCGAGGTCAGCGAGACCTTCGCGGCGACGTCGCGGTACATCCCGCCGAGCTTCCACGCCGCGAGCTTCTCCACCGAGGTGAGCTCGGCCGGGGTCGGCGCGACGTCGGAGAGGTTGCCCATCATGGCGATGCCGAAGGTCTCGCGGTTGAACCCGCCGGAGTGGGCTGCGACGACCGGCCGGTCCAGACCGCCGGCCCGACCCTCGTAGATCGTCCCGTACTTGTCGACCAGGGCGTTGTAGCCGATGTCGCCCCACCCGTTCTTCTTCGCGTGGTAGGCGTAGATGCCCCGCACGATGGCGGCGGACTGCTCGGGGCTGTAGTCGTTGGACTCCGCGGTGTGGTGGATCGTCACCGCCTTCGTGGTCGGCGAGTACTCCGGCGGCCAGGTCATCATGCCCTCGTCGGCGCCCCACTGGGCGCGCGTCACGTACGCGGGTGCGGCCGGGGCGCCGTCGCGCGCCGCGGTCTGCCGCTCCCGGGCGCGCGCCCCGATCGCCTCGTCGTTGCCGGAGGTGCCCGGGTCGATGCGCTGCACCGCCAGGCCCTCGGTCACGGGCACGCCGCCGCGCGTCGCGCGCACCTCGACGGCCCGGCGGTCCCCCACCCAGACCGGGTCGGTGCCGCCCGGCGCGGTGGACGTGGTCGAGCTCCGGGCCCCCGGCGGGGCCGTGCGCGCCGCGTCGACGGTGTCCCGCTCGTCACTGTTCGCGTCCAACGGCAGCCAGGCGCCCCACGCCCCGCTGTCGTCGGTGGACCGGAGCGAGATGACGTCCGGGTCCGGTCCGGTCCAGGTGACGGCGACCATCCGCAGCGGCGCCGCCGAGCGCGCCACCTGCGCCCCGCTGCCGTCCCGGCCCTGCGGGGACAGCGGGAGCGGGGTGATCGACGGGTCGGTCGCATCGGCCGGCGGGAGCGTGGCCGCCGGCAGGGACGAGACCGCGGTCGCGCCCACGGGCGTCTGCCCGGTGACCGCGATCGCCGCGGGCGCGGCGACCGCGAGCGCGGTGAAGGCGCCGAGGCCGAGGAGGACCCGGCGGAGACGGCGACGGGGCGGCGCCGACGGGGTCACCCGCCGTCGGGAACCGTTCGCTGCCGACCACCGCGACCTCATCCGTCGTCCTCCGCTCCCTCGCCGATCCGCGCCGGAGCAGACTGTGTCACCCACATGCGTCCCAGTGATGCCACGACGCACCACCCGCGTGG contains:
- a CDS encoding hemerythrin domain-containing protein, which encodes MSADITEMILDDHDWFRRQFLRLADLRDHPDTLDEAKQVWDALARHLEVHASAEEEHFYPSMARRADDEDASATEDAIGDHDDIRAGARKAFDEEPGSEAWWNAIDECDKANNHHMSEEESDDLAPFRRVTSLALRQELGAKFEQFKAEHPGAKGLDFADKDPDAYVEAVTS
- the macS gene encoding MacS family sensor histidine kinase; this encodes MVTTGTVRTPRRGATVDVHATLAPLWRGLVLYRVVALAYAVANVVRFAELYVRPALGVAVVVLMAAWTLVTSVAYLRGASRLVVVDLAVTVLTTMTTVLVDDPSRIAAGQPVITTVWSAGAVLAIAVAHGVRPAVGAVAVSVAALAFTRRALDAALLSDAQLLLVAGVAVGFASVAMRRSAQRLQEAIATEAAAAERDRLARDIHDGVLQVLALVRRRGPTLGDPELVREAAEQEVSLRRLITRGPPGLDGPDDEPVDLGAAIGATLPSRAVLAVPPEPVAVPGGLARAVVAVVREAAANADAHAGPDTGLWVLVEDDEEAVTVSIRDDGAGIAEGRLDAAREEGHLGVASSIRGRTEELGGTAALVTAPGQGTEWELVFPR
- a CDS encoding response regulator; amino-acid sequence: MTGAGATRVMVVDDHPMWREGVARDLTERGFDVVATAGDGAAAVRIAPAARPDVVVMDLQMPHLDGAGATAAILAALPGTRVLVLSASAEQGDVLGAVRAGAAGYLLKSAQAAELVDAVQRTADGQAVFGPELAGLVLGEFRRREKRKDRETQPSGEPALTPRETEVLRLVAKGLTARQIAERLTLSHRTVENHVQNALRKLQLTNRVELTRYAIEQGLDQVASPGEQ
- a CDS encoding transglutaminase family protein, with product MPDDPEDRTPPPDPQGSADAVARFAALVEAGDPPLDRAALEIARLARPDADVGSALAELDRLASGVASVDGLVLRLFTEEGFAGNRENYYDPRNSSLVDVLERRVGIPITLAVLVIEVGRRAGLVIEPIGMPGHFLVHPVGSAWYVDPFTGTLLDEADCRALFVASTGANPALPFHADLLVPVSTEAILVRMLTNLRIVHRAAGRVLELRRVLEARLHLPGVTAEEVVELAATMGRRGEYLDAARLLDSWGERLPRHAAELARAARVWRAHLN
- a CDS encoding N-acetylmuramoyl-L-alanine amidase, which translates into the protein MRSRWSAANGSRRRVTPSAPPRRRLRRVLLGLGAFTALAVAAPAAIAVTGQTPVGATAVSSLPAATLPPADATDPSITPLPLSPQGRDGSGAQVARSAAPLRMVAVTWTGPDPDVISLRSTDDSGAWGAWLPLDANSDERDTVDAARTAPPGARSSTTSTAPGGTDPVWVGDRRAVEVRATRGGVPVTEGLAVQRIDPGTSGNDEAIGARARERQTAARDGAPAAPAYVTRAQWGADEGMMTWPPEYSPTTKAVTIHHTAESNDYSPEQSAAIVRGIYAYHAKKNGWGDIGYNALVDKYGTIYEGRAGGLDRPVVAAHSGGFNRETFGIAMMGNLSDVAPTPAELTSVEKLAAWKLGGMYRDVAAKVSLTSNGGGTSKFAKGSTATVDAVFAHRDVGNTACPGNAGFAAMDTIRAEVNKLVAAAGTDVRAAWADRPDLGDPDRVEQATADGRGRFTDFAHGSVYWSPDTGAHQLSGPILDAWRARGADRSSLGLPTGEEYTTSAGRAQAFEHGVLRWNRTSGATSITPA
- the valS gene encoding valine--tRNA ligase, whose protein sequence is MTQSPRVPEKPTLDGLEDTWAPVWEEQGTYAFDRTAQRADVFSVDTPPPTVSGSLHVGHVFSYTHTDVVARFQRMRGKSVFYPMGWDDNGLPTERRVQNYYGVRCEPSLPYDPDFTPPEKPGKQQVAISRRNFVELCETLTAEDEKAFEALWRRGGLSVDWSHTYQTIDARARAISQRAFLRNLDRGEAYVSMAPTLWDVTFRTAVAQAELEDREHTGAWHRIAYHGADAPVFIETTRPELIPACVALIAHPDDERYQPLFGTTVRSPLFDVEVPVLAHPAAEMDRGAGIAMCCTFGDLTDVQWWRELDLPNRTVITRDGRLLRETPEWITSEAGRARYEEIAGTTVFSAKEKIVAMLAESGELEGDVRPVTRPVKFFEKGDKPLEIVSSRQWYIRNGGRDAELREAMLRRGDELVWHPDYMRHRYADWVRGLNGDWLVSRQRFFGVPIPVWYALDADGEVRPEQVLTPDDATLPIDPSTDVPPGYTADQRDRPGGFTGDPDVLDTWATSSLTPQIAGGWTVDDDLFARVFPMDLRPQGHDIIRTWLFSTVVRSSLEFGELPWAHAALSGWILDPDRKKMSKSKGNVVTPMGLLEEFGSDAVRYWAAGGRPGVDTAFDRGQMKVGRRLAMKLLNASKFILGVGVGAGLPDVGAVTAPIDRALLARLAGVVAKATDALERFDYAVALEVTEQFFWFFCDDYLELVKARAYGEFDDVGRDSARAALAVALRVLQRLFAPVLPFVTEEVWSWWQEGSVHRSAWPTTDELPATDGVDEGVLDVASDVISGIRKGKSDQKLSIRTEVESLSVSAPEAQLDALRVVLGDVQAAGRVRDVELVPSENGELVTRVGGPVETVGA